From Hypanus sabinus isolate sHypSab1 chromosome 9, sHypSab1.hap1, whole genome shotgun sequence:
AGGCATTACCCTACAGAGGTAGCAACAGATCTGGTGACTGTTTAGAACTGTAAAAAATGGATTTCATTCAAGGTAAATACAATGCAATGAAGGACAAAGCACTGAATTTGCTAATCTGGAATTTTCCTTAACTTATCAATGAAAGTGATGGAGTTTTCAGAGGCACCATCTTTGGTCTTTGCATTTTTGGCTGCTCATTGACCTCAGCACTGTTTTTCAGCTCTTTATATTGTTTGCTCAGTATTTATATTTTTGGTTGTACTCTAAAATGAACTATCATTAGAATTACAACTGCTCGCCATTTTTGGCTCCTGGAAAAACTCTGAGGATCGGAAAATAAACAGAGATCCAACATCCAGACACATTCAAGGTCCAAAAAGGATTAGGGGAAGGTGTTGTTGGAGGGGaaggtggtgtggggtgtgggggaaGGAAGTCAAGAAAGCCCAGCACATGGGATCTTCCATTggctctgctccactattcaatgaGGTTATATCTGGTCCAGTCTtgtcctccccaccccctccccaaacCTCTTCACTCCCTGGTTGTTCAATTTCCTGTCGATCTTTGCCTGGGTATATTCAAGGAACCTCCTCTACAGCTCTCTGGGAACTAGGGCTCCAAAGACTCATAACTCTCTGAGAGAAAGTGCTTTTCCCTTTCTGTTTCTATTTATGTCCTTTCAAATCAGATAACAATTTACTTGTCGTGTTCCTTAAAATTTATATAAAAAGCCATCAAGCAGTTAACAATGGTTGTTCTCTGCTCCTTTGTACAGAAGTCCATGACGAAACCAAACCTCTCTGTGTCAGATGAAGTCCGGCACCTAATCATCAAGGAGAACACCATCAAGTATCTGTGCAGCAGCTCCAAGCTCATGACCCCGCAGGGTTTCCTCGAATATTATGACAAATTTATACATGTTATCCTAGACTCAGGTATGAGTTGACATTGGCCGTAGCTGTGAACTATGAACGATACAGCTCTGCTATCAATGAATGCAAGGGACAAAAGACATTGTAGGAAAGTACATTTAGAACTGGGGAAGGAGAGGAGAGGATTATTTGATCAAAAGTTACCAGTACAAAAAAGATAAAGGATCAAGACAGCAAAGCCTCATTAGAAGTCATGGACAGACGGTCCAAATTAATAGACACACAATGCAGTATTGAATGAAGTGTCCTTATTAGTCAGAGCCCCAAGATCAATGTTGACCTACTTCCCCTCCAGGTCTGTGAGTTCTGAGGTGTTTGATATGCTCAATGTCGAATCACAGATGTCCACATTAGAAACAAGTGCATGCTGATGAGGCATGAACAGTTAGAGAGGTGGTATGCTGCTGACATGGGCCTTCTGTGTGTTTGTTACATGGCCTTTCCAAATCCCACACAGAATACTCCTCCTACAGTAACTtcaaagaccaaaagatataggagcagaattaggccattcggcacattgagtccactccgccatttcatcatgtctgatcctggatcctgctcaaccccatacacctgccttctcaccatatcctttgatgccttgaaaAATCAGGATACaatcaatttccactttaaatacagaaacatagaaaacctacaatttggcccacaatgctgtgctgaacacgtacttactttagaaattacctagggttacccacagctttctatttttctaagctccatgtacctatcc
This genomic window contains:
- the LOC132398851 gene encoding testis-expressed protein 47-like: MEPVEKLVPECLALLLKLGNFILQNPKKSMTKPNLSVSDEVRHLIIKENTIKYLCSSSKLMTPQGFLEYYDKFIHVILDSELLWPTPRHLFLSS